A window of the Pogona vitticeps strain Pit_001003342236 chromosome 4, PviZW2.1, whole genome shotgun sequence genome harbors these coding sequences:
- the ARFRP1 gene encoding ADP-ribosylation factor-related protein 1: MYTLLSGLYKYMFRRDEYCILILGLDNAGKTTFLEQTKTRFNKNYKGMSLSKITTTVGLNIGTIDVGKARLMFWDLGGQEELQSLWDKYYAESHGVIYIIDSTDEERLSESKRAFEKMVSSELLEGVPLLVLANKQDVENCLSIPDIKTAFSDCINKIGKRDCLTQACSALTGKGVNEGIEWMVKCVVRNIHRPPRQKDIT; the protein is encoded by the exons ATGTATACCTTGCTGTCTGGGCTTTACAAATATATGTTTCGGCGGGATGAGTACTGCATTTTGATCCTCGGACTAGACAATGCTGGGAAAACG ACTTTCCTTGAACAGACTAAAACAAGATTTAACAAGAATTACAAAGGGATGAGCTTATCTAAAATCACAACTACGGTGGGATTGAACA TTGGCACAATTGATGTGGGCAAAGCTAGACTTATGTTCTGGGATCTTGGAGGACAAGAGGAGCTACAGTCTCTCTGGGATAAG TATTACGCAGAGTCTCATGGTGTCATCTATATCATTGACTCCACGGATGAGGAGAGGCTTTCAGAATCGAAACGAGCTTTTG AGAAGATGGTAAGCAGTGAACTACTTGAAGGTGTTCCCTTGTTGGTTCTAGCTAACAAACAAGATGTAGAG AACTGCTTGTCAATCCCTGACATCAAAACTGCGTTTAGCGACTGCATCAACAAAATTGGGAAGAGGGACTGCCTGACCCAAGCTTGTTCTGCACTGACTGG CAAAGGGGTAAACGAAGGCATCGAGTGGATGGTAAAGTGCGTGGTCAGGAATATTCACCGTCCCCCAAGGCAGAAGGACATCACGTAA